CCCAGTGGACACAGGCCGAGCTGCGGCACGGGTGGCATCAGGCCGTGCTGAACGAGCGCGATACCTCGGGGAAATCGCGCGGACTAGGGCGGGTTTTCCCTCCGCGCCAACGGCACGTTGCGGTTGGCCCGCATCGAGGACGTCAAGGTGGCCTGATCGCGGGACCTGCCGAGCGCACGCTCAAGCGGGCACAGCGCGCGGTGTCTCGGAAACAGCGCGGGTCGATCAACCGAGCCAAGGCACGCCGCAGGCTCGCCCGGCAGCACGTGAAAGTCGCCGACACCCGAGCCGACTGGCTGCACAAGGAAACCACCAGGCTCGTTCGTGAGAACCAAGCGATCATCCTGGAGGACTTGGCGGTGTCCGGCCTGGCTCGCACCCGGCTGGCCAAGAGTGTGCACGACGCCTCGTGGAGAACCTTCCGGCGACTGTTGACAGAGAAAGCCGCCCGGTACGGGCGTGAGCTGGTGGTCCTCGACCGGTGGCTACCGACCAACCAGACGTGCTCCGCATGCGGCAGCGTGGACTGGCCGAAGCCGCTGTTGGTGCGCACCTGGTCGTGCCCGCGCGGCGCGGTCCACGACCGTGACCGCAACGCAGACCGCAACATCCTCGTCGCCGGGCGAGTGAAGAGACAAAACGCCTGTGGACCCGACGTAAGACCCCACACCGGGGCAGACGGGGACGAAGCAGGAAGCAGCGCAACCCCGCGAGGGGACACCGCTCCACACGCGGCCTGGGCCGCGCGGAGAATCCCCACCGCCCACGACGGGGAGCACGTCAAACGGCTACGGCGCGACCACGAGGAGGGCTCACCGGCCGGCCCACCCTCCTCGGTCTCGGCAAGCCCGGCTCAACGATCCACCTGCTGTCCGAGCAGGCCGGTCTCGCGCCGGGCTGACGCCACCGACTCTCCGGCTCCGGTAGCGGGTTGAGTCACGCGGGATGACCGAGCACCCGCGCAATGTCGTGTTGGAACTCCTTCGGAGTGATCATGGCGTGCTCATCTCCGGCCGCGGCCTCCCGAACAGGCCCCAGAACCTCGGACACGGCGCGTTTGGCC
This genomic stretch from Actinopolyspora halophila DSM 43834 harbors:
- a CDS encoding RNA-guided endonuclease InsQ/TnpB family protein, which encodes MSRKQRGSINRAKARRRLARQHVKVADTRADWLHKETTRLVRENQAIILEDLAVSGLARTRLAKSVHDASWRTFRRLLTEKAARYGRELVVLDRWLPTNQTCSACGSVDWPKPLLVRTWSCPRGAVHDRDRNADRNILVAGRVKRQNACGPDVRPHTGADGDEAGSSATPRGDTAPHAAWAARRIPTAHDGEHVKRLRRDHEEGSPAGPPSSVSASPAQRSTCCPSRPVSRRADATDSPAPVAG